Within the Clostridium scatologenes genome, the region ATTTCTTTTCATAATACTCAAATGGTAAATTAGAATGATTAGTATCCAGATATTCAGCTAGTTCTCTATCTTTCATTAATTTCCTAGCTTGCATTCTATACTTATTTCTTAACCAATGAGCCTTGATAGCTTGTTCCTTGATTGCTAACGATTTATCTATTTTGTTAACAATATTTTTATCATGGCTAATATACCATTCTCTCACTTCTAAATTACTTAATTTTCCAAATAAACTTTTATATTTTTCAAAATTATTAGCTGCTATAACCTTTTAAACCTTTCTTTATATTATTTGCATCACTAATATAGTATAGTTAATATGCTAAAATTTATCAATCTAAAATAAAAAATGTTAATTTTAGATACTTTTTACTTTATTGCATCTTTTTCATTTCTTTAAATTTAAAAGACACTTTTACGAGTTCCTTAAAGTTTATTTTCATTTTTTAATTTTTTAATGATCTTTTCCTCTTCGCTGAATTCCTTCATTTTAGCTTGTACAAATAATATTAATCCTTAACGCCTTGTCTCCCATATATAAACACCCTATCAGTAATGAGTATATATCTTTAAATTCTACCTGTCATTTTTATACATATTAGCACTTATTAATGCGTACACATTATTTTTCGAATACGACATAAAAGCTATACCTAAAAAGGCATAGCTTTTATTATATTTTCTATATTAATCCTCATAATAATTGTAGTTCATATTAAAATAAATTGTTTTTTCTAATATAACTATATTACCTTAATTAATTGCTTTCGTTACTACTATACATTTTATATATACTTGCCAAATAAATTGACTTCTAAAATTACCAAGGTACAGGTGTTACTATATACTCCTTAGGACTAGTTAATGATTCTAATATATATACACCACTATTGTTACAACTGTTAACACCATTTGCAAGTGTTTGAAGCAAAGCATTGGCAATATTAGTAGCTCTACGTTCACTTTTTATTATATTGTTGTTTATTAAGAAACCTCTTAGTGTATCAGTATTTATTTCTCTTGTATTTCTCATATATTTGACTATATTTTTAACCTCATCATTATCTAAATGCTCATAGAATGAAAAACTATAATAATTATCTGAACTATATCTATTAATATTACTTGCTAATGTAAATCTTTCCCGACTACTACCATCTAATTTTAAAATAAGTACTCCTCGTCCATGATCCATAGTTTTAAACTTAGTACCTTGTGCCCATGTAGCAATATTTGAAGAAAATTCACCATCATTTGCAGTTTCACTACTAACTATTTTATTTTCTATCATAAAATCTGCTACATCTCTTGTAGATGGTTGAGGTGATTGATGAACATAATTATAAAGTTTTAGACAATTTTCATGACTTATAGTGCGATAAGTTGTAAAAGTTTGATCTTCGTTAGCAATTGAAGAAACATTTACTTTGGTACTACTTTTTATGTTTTGAGCATGTACAGATGTACCAAATATAAAACTACTTGATCCAATGATTGATAATGCCATTAAACTAGCTATTATTTTTTTTGATTTCATAATGTTTATCCCCCTTCATGTTTTGTAAAATATTGATATTTAATACAATTAAATAGTAATACTTTTTTGTATTTTTGTCAAATTATACTATTTATGGTATTATTAAGATTTTAATTATCGTAACATATTCATTATACAGAATAGTTTTACAATTTTTATATAGTTCGATTTAATTTTCGATTTTTTTCTATTGTGAAGTATATTCTTCTCCAACTATAGTTTTGTATTCCTCTTCATTTATTACTTTCCATTTACATGCTTCTTGAATTTCTTGTTTGCTTAAATATATTGGATAAAATAATTTATAAAAATTGAACATTATACAGTACCTCCTAATTTATTTACTTTTATAGTTAAGTCATTTACAGTTTGTACTAATTGTTTTATCATTGTATCTTTCTTTTTATTTTCTATTGCTAATTGTGCTAAAGTCTGAGTAAATGTTTCTTTTTCAGTAACTTCTTTAGACTTTTGAATATCTTCATATTCATAAAATATTACTTTATCTACAGGATTCCAATACATTACAGCTTGTTTGCCTTCTATTTGTTGTGGTTCTAGAATACTATCCACCAATATTCCTTCCTGCTCCAACTGTTCCTTGCTCTTTTTTAATCCATTGATTTCATCAAGGGGTTTATAATGTGTATATCCTACTGAATATTTTGTATCACTTATTTTTGTTAAATTTCCTAAGAATATCATTTAATTACCTCCTATTGTAATTTAATATCAAATTTCATTAAGTATATTGAATTATAGCCATCACTGATGCAATAATAAACATTATTGCAAAAATATATTGTATTTGCATTAGATAATGTTGTAGTTTTCAAGTTAATTGACATATTGTTTATTGGATTATATATAGTAATATAGTTACCATTTTTTGAACTATATATATTAATTCCGTCAGTTGTTATATAATGCTGAGACTGTGATACAACTTCCCCCTCTGTAGTACTATTACTAGATGTATTTACAGCTTTTACATTTCCATCTGCACATCCTGCATATATTGCCCCATTTATTTTAATAAAATTATAAGGGTAAGTAGACCATGCAGTAGTTATATATGTTCCAGGTGATGCTATAGTATATCTTGTAATAGATTTTTCATATAATGATATATATAAATAAGTATTATCAGAATATATTCCTTCTATTGTTCCATTGCCAGAAAATGTACTAACTTTATAATTTTCAAATGTAATAGTACCTATTACATTATTATTTGGAATACTATAAGAAGATATTAAGTTATTATTATTAACCATATAAATATAATTGTTATCTATAAAAAAACCGTTAGGGATATATGATACTTCAATAGAACTCCATATTAAATTTCCGTTCAAATCATATTTATATATGCTTTCTTCAATTAGATATAAATAGTCGTTACTTATAAAAAGATAACCTTTTAATGTTTCACTACTTCGAATAAGTTTTTCAAAAACCTTTGTACCACTTGAATCGTATTTTCTTAAGTATCTACCATATGGATTGTTTATTAAAACATATAAGTTTCCATTAAAATCAATAGCATATCCATAAATAGTATCTGTTGAATAATTAATAGATGCTAATGTTGTTAATGGAGTAGTTATAATTTTATCTAAAGTTATTTTTGAGCCAGTATCATATTTTCCACCACCATATCCATGCAAATTAAGTAAATCCATTATTGCAACACCTCACTTATAATTTTTCCATCACTATCATAAGTAAGGGTATATACTCTAGTTGCAATTACAGTTATTCCATCTGCTTTATACTCTGTTTCTGTTCTAGTGTTGTAGTTTGGAGAAACACCACCACTTAAAACAGATTTTAAAATTAAAGTGCCATCTTTTCTTTTTAATTGTATAGTAGTAAATTTTCCATTAACATCTTTATTTAGTTTTAAAGTTGAATATTGTTTTAAATCATTAATTTGTTGCATAACATTATTAAATTGTGTCGTATTATCTGCCAAATGCGACGTAAAATCTTCTTTAACCTTCTCTAAATTCACTCCATCATTACTTTTTATATCTTCTGCTTTAATTTCTTTATTGATTTTATTCTGTAATGATTTGCTTAATTTACTTTCATTAACACTATTTTCTTCCAATAGAGATCCATCTGATTCACTTACTATACTGGTGCATTTTTTTATTGTCTCAAAGTAGATGGTTTCATCCTTTTCTAATACCCAATCTATTAGGTCAATACTTAGGTTATCTGAATTTATATTATAATTTACTTCTTTAGTCAGAATTTCATTTAAAAATTTAACATTTAAGATATCTTGTTCTGGATTAAAATTTGCATGACCTATGGGAATATGTTCAATATTATCTTCTTCAGCAGTAAATTTTGTATAAATATTAGTAAATACTGCTGCATTTTTTTCATCATCTACCTGCTTTTGTAAAGATTCTACCTGTTTTTGCACTACTTCTACATCTTCCTTATGTGCCAACATGACACCTTGGTCCACTTTTAAAGTTACTGCTGCAGTATTGGAAACTTCCAATATCATTCTTATTGTTAAATCTTTTGTACTTCCATTACTTGCAATAGGTTTATAGGTCTCAGGGTATTTCCCAATAACTAACAAATTACCTTCATCATCTAAAATTCCAGCTTCTCTTATCATAAAATTTCCAATATACGCAGGAATTAAAACTTCTGCAACTATCCAATTATTATTGCTTTTATCAATATTAAGATTATTTACTGGACCACTCCAAACTTGATTTTTCAACGTTGTTTGATCCTCTATTGGGTTATAATAATTTCCTCCACCATCACCAAGTGCAAAAGTAGTAAAATTTACTTTAGTTCCAAGTGCGCTTGCATTCACTATTTTTGCCTTACCAACTTTAGTTAATATAGAATAAAATTGTTCTTCCATATTTATGCCTCCTTTCTAGGGTATATAGTTACTCTCTCGTCAGCTGAATTATTTCCTGCTGCAATATGAAATTTCCCAACACTTTGAATTTCTTTTTTACTCCAAGGATACACTGTTATTTTTTCTCCACCTATCAAACAACTAGCCATATAAAATTTTTTATTACTTATATTAAAATTCAAAGCTAAATCATAATCCAAATGTGCTGGTTTAACATATTCAATAGTTTCATACAGCTCTTTTAAATTTAATATTTTACTTTTTATTTGAAAATCAATAAAAAAAGAATACTGCGAAGTATCCTGAATTATCTTAACTATTCCATCAGTGAATTTTGAAATCATACTTTTCATTATATTAGGTGTAATTGGGCTAACTTGTGAAAGTTTAGCCATTACTTTACTTCTTCTTATATTTACATCTAAACCTTCAATTGTTATGATTCCACAAAATTCTTCCCATAATCTCAATGCCCAGGTTGCAGTTTGTGGAAAAACTTGAAGCAGCAAATCTTCTAAGACTTCATCATATTTATCAAAATCATTTTTTTCTACACTTTCAATTAAATTTGAAAAAACTTTATTTTCAAGTAAAAATGGCGGCAAATAACCTTTTAAAGCTTCAAAATCACTCATAGGTTATTACCCCCAACACTGGTTTTTCTTCATCTGTTGTGCCTATGTTAAGAATATCTCCATTTAACTTTACACTTGTAAAATCTTCAACGCCTTGTGTATTGGTAATTATAGCAGATATATTTATTAATTTTACTGAACTCCCTGGTTTTAAAGTATTAATATAATTTTTTATACTTGTTTCCACATTGGACTTATCTCCCTTAAAATCTATTATGCTAACATTAATAACTTTGTTTGATACAGTAACTATAGATACATTAGCCCCAATAGGTGCCGTACCTTCTCCAGTTCCATTCTTTGGATCAATATGCTGTTTTACATTATCTAAAATATTGCTATCAAGAGATTGTCCATTATCACCATAACAAATAACTTTTACAGTTCCAGGACCATTCCAAAGAGGAACTACTTTCACTCCTTTAACACCACTTACTTCCTTTGCCCATCTCTCATAGTCACTCTTATTTCCGCTAGACGGAGGGTTTTGCACTCTTTGAAGTAATCTAGATAATAATTCACCATCAGTTTCAGGATCAGTTCCACCAGTTGCAGGGGCTTCATTTGTAACACTAATTATTCCATTTATAGTAACTGGAAGTTGAGTAATAGTATTTGAAGGAACATTGTATTTTGAACCAATATCTATTGCTCTTAAAGAGCTAATAACTTTTTCATCATCTCCAATTACAGAATCTGTTGTAGTTTTATATTTTAATCCTCCCGGAGTTTGTATCATAGTTCCTGCAGGTATTAAAGTACCTTTCTTGCCATTTATAGTTTCATTTACTACTGCATACTTAGCGGTGGTTTCATAAACTCCCCTTGAAGCAGCATGCATTTTTAAATATTTTCCTGAACTAAGCTGAGGAATAGCTTTATTCAATAAATCATCTAGCTTTTCATACCTTTTAGCACTTTCTTTTGATACAGGAGCTAGTGAATCATGTATAAATGAGCCTTCTAATTTATCTACATCAGAAGTTATATCTTCTTTTAATCTTTTTAATATTTCTGAATCAGAATTTCCATCAATATAATGATTAAACATTTATATTCACCTTCCCTTGATCAGTTATAGCTGTAAATTCAATTGATAACTTATCTTCCTCATAATTTACTTTAAAACCTTCAGTTCTAAGGATATGTGAGTTTGCACTTAAACACTCCCTTACCAATCTTTTAGCTTCGCTTTCTACTAAGCCATTGCTAAACCCTTGTCCTATAATACTATCTAAATCATGGCCATAGCTATTAGAATAAATACTATAAGTCATTTTCATAGTATGAAGTGCTTTCCACATCCATATTTTTAAAGCTTCTTTTCCTTCTACTACTTGAAACTTACCATCCTTTAATAAAAAATTATTTTTTTCAAAATCCCATGCATATTCTTTTGGAATACTTGAGGTTGCCATTGCTGAGCTTTCTGTTGCTGTATTTAAATTAGAAACATAATCAGGAAAAATACTCATGTATTCCCTCCTTTCTTACTATGAAAGCTTTTTATATTCTTTTAAGCTTAAAGTAAATTCAATATCTCTACTCATTGCATTTTCTTTGTAAGTAAAGTTCTCAATAGAATATAAACTATTTATATTTGTTCCAGTTACAATAAACCGAATTGGCTTTCTCCAATGCATAAAAGTATCTAGTATCCAAACATAATCATAAGGGTCATCTCTTGGAGTACATACACAAAAATTATAATTTTGTGCAGGAAAAAAGCTACTAAATGTTATAGTAGCTAATTTCTTTTCCCCTATGATATTAATTTCTCCTAATCCTTCTGTTTCAAAAGTTTCGTTATTTGCACCAACTTGTACTTCAAATGTTGGAGGATTAACAGGCAGCTGAAAAATCTGATTTTTATTAAGTTGGTTACCGTCTGTCCTTTCATCTTTAAACCAAAATTCCACAACATTACCCCCTACACTAATTTATCTATAACAAATAATTTTTGGTTGTCTTCAGTAGCAATACAAGCAACTCTTTCTCCAGTCTTAACGCCTTCATGTGTAATAGTTCCTGTAACTTGACCATCTGGACACGATAAACTAAAAGGTATATGATACTCCGTGACACTTTTACATATATATAAGTTATCACCTGTAAATAATCCTTCACCGTTGTAAATGCTTATGATAAGAGGGTTTTCTTTAGCTACAATACCCACGATCACGCCCATATAACTTTCATTATCTCTGCCCCTTATTTCTTTAGCAAAATCTATATCATAACTCATTTTATCTATACCTCCTAGATAACCCTTACTGCTGCATTACAATCACCATAAGTAGAAAATCGACTTATTTTAACTACATCTCCTGTATGCGGACAATGAATAAATTGGTCATTTCCTATGTAAATGCCTACATGCCCAGTGTTATGGAAAAATAAAATATCTCCTGCAGTTGCTTCTTGAATACTTATTCTTGTTCCTTGATTTATCATATCATAGGTATAGGCAGTTAAATTGTATCCAAAATGATTAAATACATAGGCTACATAACTACTACAATCAAAGCTATTCGGAGGATTACCTCCCCCATTAACGTACGGAACACCAAGAAACTGTTTAGCAAAGGCAATTATTTGATCAGTCTTACTACTTACGCTACTAGAATTATCACTATTATTATTAGAACTACTGGCTGCTGTTAATTCTTCAGGATCTGCAAAAGTAACTCCACTAAAATCTATAACAAAAGTTACTTTATGTATACCATTATTAAGAGAATGTTGTGCAGATTTTATCTTGTAATATCCTTGCAGCCCATATCTTGCAATACTAATATAAATACTTCTTTTCGCCCTAATATCTTCGCAATTTTCTATATCTACTAAGGTACAAGTTAATTCCCTTTTTGTTCCGTTGTAAGCATATAAATACTTATTAGCAACATTTTGTGCTTGTGCTGCACTGCCTTTTTCTATAGTTACCACCTTACTAAGCCTGCCGAATATTTTTATGCTATTATCATCATTTGCGTGAGCATATGAACCTGTATCACTTTCTTCGTTTGAAGCTACATCTACATAGTTTACCATCTCTTCCATACTTCTAGTTACTGAAAAATCAGTGCCTAATGCATACTTGCAATCAAGTTTTAAATTACTTATTCTATCTATCCAAAGAACATTACCTCTCATTTCCATGCATACATCTTCGCCAAGCTCAAGTTTACATTGCTCCAAAATGTCCTTTATAATATCTGAAACTGCCTTTCCTTTGTAAAATTTGCTTATCTTTGTACTAAGTGCTGTGCAAGCTCCACCTATACCCTGTCTATTTAAAAGTGCATAAATAGCATCTTTAGCGTTTAAGCCGTTAAATTGGATTATATCTTCATTCTTATTAAGATAAAATGCATAATCCATAGCAGTATAACTGCTTGTTTTATCTTTATTAGTTTTATTTACAATAACGCCTTGAAACACTACCTTACTATCTTTTTTTAAAGTTAGATGACTTCTTCCTTCTGCCAGGTCTAACGTACTATCGAAGGTTAGACTTACGGCTAGTGTGTCAGAATCATCTGCCCAACTAAAACTACCACATCTATCGATTATATCCTCTGGTTGTGGAAGTTCACCTTTGCCTATTATATGGTTAGTATACAAGGTCCACATTATTAAAAACGCTCCTTTTATTAAAATTACATAAAATAAAAACACCTTATTTCTAAGATGTTTTTGCTAAAACTTTCTACATATTATTTAATGCAAGCCTTACTTTTTTAACTATATGTTCGCCTGCCCTATCGAAAAATTCTTCTTCACCTACAGTTAAACCATTAAAATTAATTATTATCTTTACATCTTTCTTATCAGTTTCTTTTTTATCACCATTTATATAACTATCTGCTATATCTAAAAGTTGCTGAGAATGAGAACTATTTTTCTTCAACGGAATTGCTGCTTCTGCATATTGTCCTTCACCAAAAATTGATGCTCTATCTGCTATACCTCCATTAGAATATCCTACATATGATCGTCCTTCGGCTAAAGCACGAATACCTGGAACATTATATACAGTTCCATATCTTGATTTTATATATTGTATTCCTGCTGCAATATTAGATACAGGATCATATATGTTCGTCATTCCTGGAAGGTGATAATCAGCCATATTTTCACCTGTTAATTGCATAAGCCCACGGCTAGGATCACCATGCTGTGCATTATAATCCCATAAATTTATGTCCATTGGATTTCCACCAGATTCATGTTCAATAATTTCTGATAAAGGTCCAAACCAATCACTAGGAGCTCCTGTTAGTGCCATAGCTGTTGCTATCCACATTTTTAAATTTCCACTTATTGCTCCACCAGCTGATGATGTAATACTTCCTATCCAATTTTCAATAAATCCACTTACATCCTTTGAAGACATACCATTTACAAGTCCTTGCATTAAAAATCCACCCATGTCAAACATAACTTTTGAAGGGGAATGAATTCCAAATCCTGTTTTGAACTGCTGTATAACCTTATCTGTAAGTGTTTTTACAATGCTAATTAAATTATTCGAAGAAGCTTGTATTCCTGCTCCAAGTTCTTGGATAACTTGTTTTCCATAGCTATTACTTTCTGTAGATAATTGAGAATATACAGTTTTAACATTAGTACTCATATTAGTTGTTGGATCTATTACTAATTTTGTATTATTCTTTATACCTGTGCCAAAATTCTTTAGCATATCAACTGAATAAGTATCGAAATCAGAAAGTGGCCCTTTGTCAGGAACACTAAAATGTATTAATTCCCTTATTTTTGTGGCCATAAAAGTAACTGCATCAGTAACAGATTTGGTGTTATTTCTTATACCTTTAGCCAAATTATTGGGCATGTCTTTACCCCATTCACCAGCTTGTTGAGATATGGATTTAGTTTGATTCTTTATTCCTGTTGTAAAATTAATATTTGAGACTTGTTCATTTTTAGGTTTTATCATATTCATAGATTCTCTATTGCTGTGTATCCTAGTACCTCCTGGAAGCTCTACAAGTTCTGGACCAGCTTCATTTATCCATGTTAGTCCACCTCTCCAATAATTTGTACCTAATGCATTATTTCCAGTATAAAAATTATAATTTTGATTCTTTTTTCCAGTAATAAGATCATATTGACCAGGCGTATTATTTAGCTTTGGTGTATTGTCTTTTACCTCCTTTCCATTCCAACTATCAAGCCAATCGACTGCTGTCTTTATTGCATCAGCTACATGATTAAATATGCTTATAACTCCATCCAAAATAGGAGATATTATATCATACATATCTTTTACTACTGGTGCTACATTACCAAATATATCTACAGCTACTCCTATAGCTTTTGCTCCTACTTTAAAAGCAGATTCTATTAAACTTTGAACTCCTGGCATAATATCTTGAACTTTTCCCCATAAATCTTTAATTATCGGAATTATATTTTCTTTTATTATAATCCAAAATATTTCTAAATGTGGTTTTACTCTATCAATAAACTCTGTAAATATTTTTATTATTGGCGGAACATATTTTTTTATTACGTTAAATATAGAACTCATTGCTGGTATAACATATTCTTTTCCTAAATTACTAAGAAAATTAAATACTGGAATTAAATAAATT harbors:
- a CDS encoding putative phage tail protein, producing the protein MSDFEALKGYLPPFLLENKVFSNLIESVEKNDFDKYDEVLEDLLLQVFPQTATWALRLWEEFCGIITIEGLDVNIRRSKVMAKLSQVSPITPNIMKSMISKFTDGIVKIIQDTSQYSFFIDFQIKSKILNLKELYETIEYVKPAHLDYDLALNFNISNKKFYMASCLIGGEKITVYPWSKKEIQSVGKFHIAAGNNSADERVTIYPRKEA
- a CDS encoding DUF2577 family protein, which gives rise to MSYDIDFAKEIRGRDNESYMGVIVGIVAKENPLIISIYNGEGLFTGDNLYICKSVTEYHIPFSLSCPDGQVTGTITHEGVKTGERVACIATEDNQKLFVIDKLV
- a CDS encoding DUF2634 domain-containing protein, with the protein product MSIFPDYVSNLNTATESSAMATSSIPKEYAWDFEKNNFLLKDGKFQVVEGKEALKIWMWKALHTMKMTYSIYSNSYGHDLDSIIGQGFSNGLVESEAKRLVRECLSANSHILRTEGFKVNYEEDKLSIEFTAITDQGKVNINV
- a CDS encoding baseplate J/gp47 family protein, whose product is MFNHYIDGNSDSEILKRLKEDITSDVDKLEGSFIHDSLAPVSKESAKRYEKLDDLLNKAIPQLSSGKYLKMHAASRGVYETTAKYAVVNETINGKKGTLIPAGTMIQTPGGLKYKTTTDSVIGDDEKVISSLRAIDIGSKYNVPSNTITQLPVTINGIISVTNEAPATGGTDPETDGELLSRLLQRVQNPPSSGNKSDYERWAKEVSGVKGVKVVPLWNGPGTVKVICYGDNGQSLDSNILDNVKQHIDPKNGTGEGTAPIGANVSIVTVSNKVINVSIIDFKGDKSNVETSIKNYINTLKPGSSVKLINISAIITNTQGVEDFTSVKLNGDILNIGTTDEEKPVLGVITYE
- a CDS encoding phage tail protein codes for the protein MEEQFYSILTKVGKAKIVNASALGTKVNFTTFALGDGGGNYYNPIEDQTTLKNQVWSGPVNNLNIDKSNNNWIVAEVLIPAYIGNFMIREAGILDDEGNLLVIGKYPETYKPIASNGSTKDLTIRMILEVSNTAAVTLKVDQGVMLAHKEDVEVVQKQVESLQKQVDDEKNAAVFTNIYTKFTAEEDNIEHIPIGHANFNPEQDILNVKFLNEILTKEVNYNINSDNLSIDLIDWVLEKDETIYFETIKKCTSIVSESDGSLLEENSVNESKLSKSLQNKINKEIKAEDIKSNDGVNLEKVKEDFTSHLADNTTQFNNVMQQINDLKQYSTLKLNKDVNGKFTTIQLKRKDGTLILKSVLSGGVSPNYNTRTETEYKADGITVIATRVYTLTYDSDGKIISEVLQ
- a CDS encoding transglycosylase SLT domain-containing protein; translation: MPEISAKMTLDTSMYINAIKQSIQYTDNFRKTVEEAKQSINLISMTKVQVKIEVNINKTLENIAETKKQLDGIKKNVRSQILIEAPINTIAETKKQLNEIKKNIQIMIAAKDSASNSIKNIGKEVKSLVSRPFQVVFKAKDEVSKVIKSITDKVNSLKDLADKIGKNTIGAAAESEQEEVVMKHVIGNNNQMSSSQDIQKMTNDYISQLKSQINAAPFLPSEFMSAGRKALNITNGNTKEGMDLVKLSENMAALNPGKSLMDAMNALSDLKKGETKSMDGFGVNISQNDISKSGGIDNYFKTQINDKGSLGKAFAGGASELSKITAGQWKKIEANLKTIGINFGKVFLPIINKVLTPLATLLSKNTDKFTKFAEDIVKAGSKIKIYLIPVFNFLSNLGKEYVIPAMSSIFNVIKKYVPPIIKIFTEFIDRVKPHLEIFWIIIKENIIPIIKDLWGKVQDIMPGVQSLIESAFKVGAKAIGVAVDIFGNVAPVVKDMYDIISPILDGVISIFNHVADAIKTAVDWLDSWNGKEVKDNTPKLNNTPGQYDLITGKKNQNYNFYTGNNALGTNYWRGGLTWINEAGPELVELPGGTRIHSNRESMNMIKPKNEQVSNINFTTGIKNQTKSISQQAGEWGKDMPNNLAKGIRNNTKSVTDAVTFMATKIRELIHFSVPDKGPLSDFDTYSVDMLKNFGTGIKNNTKLVIDPTTNMSTNVKTVYSQLSTESNSYGKQVIQELGAGIQASSNNLISIVKTLTDKVIQQFKTGFGIHSPSKVMFDMGGFLMQGLVNGMSSKDVSGFIENWIGSITSSAGGAISGNLKMWIATAMALTGAPSDWFGPLSEIIEHESGGNPMDINLWDYNAQHGDPSRGLMQLTGENMADYHLPGMTNIYDPVSNIAAGIQYIKSRYGTVYNVPGIRALAEGRSYVGYSNGGIADRASIFGEGQYAEAAIPLKKNSSHSQQLLDIADSYINGDKKETDKKDVKIIINFNGLTVGEEEFFDRAGEHIVKKVRLALNNM
- a CDS encoding XkdX family protein translates to MFNFYKLFYPIYLSKQEIQEACKWKVINEEEYKTIVGEEYTSQ
- a CDS encoding C40 family peptidase, producing MWTLYTNHIIGKGELPQPEDIIDRCGSFSWADDSDTLAVSLTFDSTLDLAEGRSHLTLKKDSKVVFQGVIVNKTNKDKTSSYTAMDYAFYLNKNEDIIQFNGLNAKDAIYALLNRQGIGGACTALSTKISKFYKGKAVSDIIKDILEQCKLELGEDVCMEMRGNVLWIDRISNLKLDCKYALGTDFSVTRSMEEMVNYVDVASNEESDTGSYAHANDDNSIKIFGRLSKVVTIEKGSAAQAQNVANKYLYAYNGTKRELTCTLVDIENCEDIRAKRSIYISIARYGLQGYYKIKSAQHSLNNGIHKVTFVIDFSGVTFADPEELTAASSSNNNSDNSSSVSSKTDQIIAFAKQFLGVPYVNGGGNPPNSFDCSSYVAYVFNHFGYNLTAYTYDMINQGTRISIQEATAGDILFFHNTGHVGIYIGNDQFIHCPHTGDVVKISRFSTYGDCNAAVRVI